A single genomic interval of Cucumis sativus cultivar 9930 chromosome 7, Cucumber_9930_V3, whole genome shotgun sequence harbors:
- the LOC101217518 gene encoding AP-1 complex subunit sigma-1 encodes MIHFVLLISRQGKVRLTKWYSPYTQKERSKVIRELSGMILNRGPKLCNFVEWRGLKAVYKRYASLYFCMCIDQEDNELEVLEIIHHYVEILDRYFGSVCELDLIFNFHKAYYILDELLIAGELQESSKKTVARLIAAQDSLVETAKEQASSISNIIAQATK; translated from the exons ATG ATTCACTTTGTGCTTCTTATAAGTAGACAAGGAAAAGTGAGGTTGACAAAATGGTATTCTCCATATACTCAGAAGGAGAGATCTAAG GTTATCCGTGAGCTTAGTGGAATGATTCTAAATCGAGGGCCTAAGCTTTGTAACTTTGTGGAATGGAGGGGACTGAAAGCTGTCTATAAACG ATACGCTAGTCTTTACTTTTGCATGTGCATTGATCAGGAAGACAATGAATTAGAGGTCCTTGAAATTATTCATCATTACGTTGAGATTTTGGACCGTTACTTTGGCAGT GTCTGTGAATTGGATTTGATCTTCAACTTTCACAAG GCCTATTACATATTGGATGAGCTTCTAATCGCTGGCGAACTCCAAGAGTCAAGCAAGAAAACAGTAGCAAGATTGATAGCCGCACAG GATTCGTTGGTGGAGACTGCAAAGGAGCAAGCTAGTTCAATTAGTAACATAATTGCACAGGCCACCAAGTAG